Proteins from a single region of Electrophorus electricus isolate fEleEle1 chromosome 5, fEleEle1.pri, whole genome shotgun sequence:
- the cldn12 gene encoding claudin-12 gives MSCRDIHATNAFSFIIALLSVGGLAIATVIPQWRTTRLLTFNRNAKNITVYDGLWTKCVQQDSYTGCYYFDSEWYSKVDQLDLRLLQFCLPAGLFFSGLALLICLTGMCKTACCSKAPDDIKTSRCLVNSSGCHLVAGVLLLLAGALAMPPSVWFLFHTRDLNERYADLFAVEFAVYVAIGSAGGLMLAALMMFMWYCMCKKLPSPFWLPLPEVPTMTGSLSAQPLMTNGLPAPVIYGPQPFPPAVLDAPAFVPVQGYPQGVPSQPVPPQVYMSQMSAPDGYGSEAGASQAYSYAPSQSYAPSQSYAPSQSYAPSQSYAPSQSYAPSQSYAPSQRFAGHRHSSRSRQSGLEIDIPLLTE, from the exons ATGTCTTGCCGTGACATTCATGCTACAAACGCATTTTCGTTCATCATCGCCCTTCTCTCGGTTGGCGGCTTGGCCATCGCCACAGTAATCCCTCAATGGAGGACCACACGCCTCCTTACCTTCAACCGCAACGCCAAAAACATCACCGTGTATGACGGCCTGTGGACCAAGTGCGTCCAGCAGGACAGTTACACAGGTTGCTACTACTTTGACTCAGAGTGGTACTCTAAAGTGGACCAACTGGACCTCAGGCTGCTCCAGTTCTGCCTCCCAGCAG gtcttttcttctctggccTGGCTCTGCTGATCTGTCTGACGGGCATGTGCAAGACAGCATGCTGTTCCAAAGCACCGGACGACATCAAGACGAGCCGCTGCCTGGTGAACAGCTCGGGATGCCACCTAGTGGCGGGGGTGCTGCTCCTGCTGGCTGGTGCCCTGGCCATGCCCCCGTCTGTCTGGTTCCTCTTCCATACCCGTGACCTGAACGAGCGCTATGCCGACCTGTTTGCGGTGGAGTTCGCTGTGTACGTGGCCATCGGCAGTGCAGGTGGCCTCATGCTGGCCGCCCTGATGATGTTCATGTGGTATTGCATGTGCAAGAAACTGCCCTCGCCATTTTGGCTGCCCCTGCCTGAAGTGCCCACCATGACGGGCAGCCTCTCTGCCCAGCCACTCATGACCAATGGCCTCCCAGCGCCTGTTATCTATGGCCCCCAGCCTTTTCCCCCTGCCGTGCTGGATGCCCCGGCCTTTGTTCCGGTGCAGGGGTACCCCCAGGGTGTTCCTAGCCAGCCTGTGCCACCACAGGTCTACATGTCGCAGATGTCAGCCCCTGACGGCTACGGATCTGAAGCAGGAGCCTCGCAGGCCTACAGCTATGCCCCCTCACAGAGCTATGCCCCCTCACAGAGCTATGCCCCCTCACAGAGCTATGCCCCCTCACAGAGCTATGCCCCCTCACAGAGCTATGCCCCCTCACAGAGCTATGCCCCCTCACAGAGATTCGCTGGGCACCGGCACTCCTCGCGTTCACGGCAGTCTGGGCTTGAGATCGACATCCCCCTCTTAACAGAGTAA